The following coding sequences lie in one Scatophagus argus isolate fScaArg1 chromosome 9, fScaArg1.pri, whole genome shotgun sequence genomic window:
- the ttyh1 gene encoding protein tweety homolog 1 isoform X1 encodes MAAMTTVPSYTPSLWVRVCHALPRLDLSMQMKDNIFVPDSWEYQQTLLVLSSLSAIALVISLLVVLSFLIHYCCCHRGDRSEGSEEEEEDEDASTGHGYSGKKGRGICCVTWVAVAAVTLCCVAIGIGFYGNSEANDGMYQLTSSLLTANYTLASIDLLISDTITGLQLSISGPLTSMEELFTGSKPFLVSTRNCRRLSENVINLLSSISLARSSVNAGLGNDSSVSGASIIPLTPVPPSVAPTVVPSGGLITSPFSPGWAANTLMVNEDYRWLSYVLLLLLDLIVCLFILLGLAKQARWLLILMTVLAWLALFLSWGSLGLETATVVALSDFCSDPNTFVLNSTHFNTGTSADVLDYYLTCSRRMNSPFQQLLTQSQRALSNIHTHLSSLERNALTQFPKAEKSLREVQQILNSTEGNFHQLVALLNCRGLNKDYIDSLKGLCYDGMEGLLYLSLYSFLSALAFTAILCSLPGAWRSFPSESEEYEDSDSESEDPFTSHQARRQTASGSQRGAMAPFYNYPGAGWTPPFSSAPPLPTPNVSSNGNPGYESLPLTDRQSPPPSYSPSMLTGYGGNQSHPNPAHSRNLYSR; translated from the exons ATGGCTGCCATGACAACGGTGCCCAGCTATACCCCATCGCTGTGGGTGAGAGTGTGTCACGCCCTCCCCCGGCTGGACCTCTCCATGCAGATGAAGGACAACATCTTTGTCCCCGACAGCTGGGAGTACCAGCAG ACTCTGCTGGTTTTGTCCAGTTTATCAGCTATCGCTCTTGTTATCTCCCTCCTGGTGGTTCTCTCCTTCCTCATAcactactgctgctgtcaccgTGGCGATCGGAGCGAGGgatcggaggaggaggaggaggatgaagatgcCAGCACAGGTCACGGTTACAGCGGGAAGAAGGGGCGGGGCATCTGCTGTGTCACGTGGGTGGCGGTGGCAGCTGTCACGCTGTGctg TGTTGCCATAGGCATCGGTTTCTATGGCAACAGCGAGGCTAATGATGGGATGTATCAGTTGACCTCGTCTCTTCTCACAGCCAATTATACGCTAGCTTCCATCGATCTGCTG ATTTCAGATACAATTACTGGGCTGCAGCTGTCTATCTCTGGCCCTCTGACCTCGATGGAGGAGCTCTTTACCGGCAGCAAACCCTTCCTGGTGTCGACGCGGAACTGCCGGAGGTTATCTGAGAACGTCATcaacctcctctcctccatctccctggCACGGTCCAGTGTTAATGCAGGCCTGGGGAATGACAGCAGTGTCAGTGGGGCGTCCATCATACCTCTGACCCCAGTACCTCCCTCTGTGGCTCCGACAGTGGTGCCCAGCGGCGGCTTAATCACCAGCCCCTTCTCACCTGGCTGGGCGGCCAACACACTGATGGTCAATGAGGACTACAG GTGGCTTTCATAcgttttgttgctgctgcttgaCCTCATAGTGTGTCTCTTCATCCTGCTTGGACTGGCCAAACAAGCCCGCTGGCTGCTCATCCt GATGACCGTGCTGGCCTGGCTGGCTCTCTTCCTAAGCTGGGGCTCCCTGGGCTTGGAGACAGCCACTGTAGTG GCTCTCAGCGACTTCTGCTCAGATCCAAACACATTTGTCCTGAACTCCACCCACTTCAACACCGGGACCAGCGCAG ATGTGTTGGATTATTACCTGACCTGCAGCAGGCGCATGAACAGTCCATTTCAGCAG CTGCTGACGCAGTCGCAGAGGGCACTGTccaatatacacacacacctctccagTCTGGAAAGAAATGCTCTCACACAGTTCCCCAAAGCTGAG AAATCACTCAGAGAGGTTCAGCAGATACTTAACTCCACAGAGGGAAACTTTCATCAGTTGGTGGCACTACTGAACTGCCGAGGTCTGAATAAG GACTACATTGACTCTTTGAAAGGCCTGTGCTATGATGGGATGGAGGGATTGCTCTACCTCTCCCTTtactctttcctctctgctctggcCTTCACTGCcatcctctgctctctgcccGGTGCCTGGAGGAGCTTCCCCAG TGAATCAGAGGAGTATGAAGACTCAGACAGCGAGAGTGAGGACCCCTTCACCTCCCATCAGGCACGTAGACAGACGGCCTCGGGGTCTCAGCGAGGGGCCATGGCCCCCTTCTATAATTACCCGGGGGCCGGGTGGACACCCCCCTTTTCTAGCGCGCCGCCCCTCCC GACTCCAAACGTTTCCTCCAATGGCAACCCTGGCTATGAGAGCCTCCCCTTGACTGACAGGCAGTCCCCACCCCCCTCT TACTCTCCCAGCATGCTGACTGGTTACGGGGGAAATCAATCACACCCCAATCCTGCCCATTCGCGGAATCTGTATTCACGTtga
- the ttyh1 gene encoding protein tweety homolog 1 isoform X2 has product MAAMTTVPSYTPSLWVRVCHALPRLDLSMQMKDNIFVPDSWEYQQTLLVLSSLSAIALVISLLVVLSFLIHYCCCHRGDRSEGSEEEEEDEDASTGHGYSGKKGRGICCVTWVAVAAVTLCCVAIGIGFYGNSEANDGMYQLTSSLLTANYTLASIDLLISDTITGLQLSISGPLTSMEELFTGSKPFLVSTRNCRRLSENVINLLSSISLARSSVNAGLGNDSSVSGASIIPLTPVPPSVAPTVVPSGGLITSPFSPGWAANTLMVNEDYRWLSYVLLLLLDLIVCLFILLGLAKQARWLLILMTVLAWLALFLSWGSLGLETATVVALSDFCSDPNTFVLNSTHFNTGTSADVLDYYLTCSRRMNSPFQQLLTQSQRALSNIHTHLSSLERNALTQFPKAEKSLREVQQILNSTEGNFHQLVALLNCRGLNKDYIDSLKGLCYDGMEGLLYLSLYSFLSALAFTAILCSLPGAWRSFPSESEEYEDSDSESEDPFTSHQDSKRFLQWQPWL; this is encoded by the exons ATGGCTGCCATGACAACGGTGCCCAGCTATACCCCATCGCTGTGGGTGAGAGTGTGTCACGCCCTCCCCCGGCTGGACCTCTCCATGCAGATGAAGGACAACATCTTTGTCCCCGACAGCTGGGAGTACCAGCAG ACTCTGCTGGTTTTGTCCAGTTTATCAGCTATCGCTCTTGTTATCTCCCTCCTGGTGGTTCTCTCCTTCCTCATAcactactgctgctgtcaccgTGGCGATCGGAGCGAGGgatcggaggaggaggaggaggatgaagatgcCAGCACAGGTCACGGTTACAGCGGGAAGAAGGGGCGGGGCATCTGCTGTGTCACGTGGGTGGCGGTGGCAGCTGTCACGCTGTGctg TGTTGCCATAGGCATCGGTTTCTATGGCAACAGCGAGGCTAATGATGGGATGTATCAGTTGACCTCGTCTCTTCTCACAGCCAATTATACGCTAGCTTCCATCGATCTGCTG ATTTCAGATACAATTACTGGGCTGCAGCTGTCTATCTCTGGCCCTCTGACCTCGATGGAGGAGCTCTTTACCGGCAGCAAACCCTTCCTGGTGTCGACGCGGAACTGCCGGAGGTTATCTGAGAACGTCATcaacctcctctcctccatctccctggCACGGTCCAGTGTTAATGCAGGCCTGGGGAATGACAGCAGTGTCAGTGGGGCGTCCATCATACCTCTGACCCCAGTACCTCCCTCTGTGGCTCCGACAGTGGTGCCCAGCGGCGGCTTAATCACCAGCCCCTTCTCACCTGGCTGGGCGGCCAACACACTGATGGTCAATGAGGACTACAG GTGGCTTTCATAcgttttgttgctgctgcttgaCCTCATAGTGTGTCTCTTCATCCTGCTTGGACTGGCCAAACAAGCCCGCTGGCTGCTCATCCt GATGACCGTGCTGGCCTGGCTGGCTCTCTTCCTAAGCTGGGGCTCCCTGGGCTTGGAGACAGCCACTGTAGTG GCTCTCAGCGACTTCTGCTCAGATCCAAACACATTTGTCCTGAACTCCACCCACTTCAACACCGGGACCAGCGCAG ATGTGTTGGATTATTACCTGACCTGCAGCAGGCGCATGAACAGTCCATTTCAGCAG CTGCTGACGCAGTCGCAGAGGGCACTGTccaatatacacacacacctctccagTCTGGAAAGAAATGCTCTCACACAGTTCCCCAAAGCTGAG AAATCACTCAGAGAGGTTCAGCAGATACTTAACTCCACAGAGGGAAACTTTCATCAGTTGGTGGCACTACTGAACTGCCGAGGTCTGAATAAG GACTACATTGACTCTTTGAAAGGCCTGTGCTATGATGGGATGGAGGGATTGCTCTACCTCTCCCTTtactctttcctctctgctctggcCTTCACTGCcatcctctgctctctgcccGGTGCCTGGAGGAGCTTCCCCAG TGAATCAGAGGAGTATGAAGACTCAGACAGCGAGAGTGAGGACCCCTTCACCTCCCATCAG GACTCCAAACGTTTCCTCCAATGGCAACCCTGGCTATGA
- the josd2 gene encoding josephin-2 isoform X2, whose protein sequence is MSEGEVFHEKQRLELCAIHALNNVLQERVFTKETADDICKRLAPQCVVNPHRSVLGTGNYDVNVIMAALQSRELAAVWWDKRRTVQSLCMSKVQGFILNVPSRVSLGIVSLPLRRRHWLAVRQVNGQYYNLDSKLKSPVCIGGEAELRTFLSEQLSQDVAEMLLVVRREVEEDGSWLNSDNPRK, encoded by the exons ATGAGCGAAGGAGAAGTGTTTCATGAGAAGCAACGTTTGGAGCTGTGCGCGATTCATGCACTCAACAACGTGCTCCAGGAGCGGGTGTTCACCAAGGAGACGGCCGATGACATCTGCAAACG GCTAGCTCCACAGTGTGTGGTGAATCCTCATCGCTCAGTGTTGGGAACGGGAAACTACGATGTCAATGTCATTATGGCAGCACTACAGAGCAGGGAACTGGCTGCGGTGTGGTGGGACAAACGCAG AACAGTTCAGAGCCTTTGCATGTCAAAAGTGCAAGGTTTTATTCTCAACGTCCCATCACGAGTATCTCTGGGGATCGTGTCCCTCCCGCTCCGACGGCGGCACTGGCTCGCGGTTCGGCAGGTTAATGGACAGTACTACAACCTCGACTCCAAACTGAAGAGTCCTGTCTGTATTGGGGGAGAAGCAGAACTACG cacattTCTCAGCGAGCAGCTTTCTCAGGATGTGGCAGAGATGCTCCTGGTTGTCCGGCGcgaggtggaggaggacggCTCATGGCTGAATTCTGATAACCCCAGGAAGTGA
- the josd2 gene encoding josephin-2 isoform X1 yields the protein MGVSTAQQKKTSQQKQRICFRFLDVAVRVQHLFNGNRFISSISMSEGEVFHEKQRLELCAIHALNNVLQERVFTKETADDICKRLAPQCVVNPHRSVLGTGNYDVNVIMAALQSRELAAVWWDKRRTVQSLCMSKVQGFILNVPSRVSLGIVSLPLRRRHWLAVRQVNGQYYNLDSKLKSPVCIGGEAELRTFLSEQLSQDVAEMLLVVRREVEEDGSWLNSDNPRK from the exons ATGGGCGTGTCAACCGcgcaacaaaaaaaaacatcacaacaaaaacaacgcATCTGCTTCCGGTTTCTGGATGTAGCTGTCAGAGTCCAGCATCTTTTTAACGGGAATCGCTTTATCAGCAG CATTAGTATGAGCGAAGGAGAAGTGTTTCATGAGAAGCAACGTTTGGAGCTGTGCGCGATTCATGCACTCAACAACGTGCTCCAGGAGCGGGTGTTCACCAAGGAGACGGCCGATGACATCTGCAAACG GCTAGCTCCACAGTGTGTGGTGAATCCTCATCGCTCAGTGTTGGGAACGGGAAACTACGATGTCAATGTCATTATGGCAGCACTACAGAGCAGGGAACTGGCTGCGGTGTGGTGGGACAAACGCAG AACAGTTCAGAGCCTTTGCATGTCAAAAGTGCAAGGTTTTATTCTCAACGTCCCATCACGAGTATCTCTGGGGATCGTGTCCCTCCCGCTCCGACGGCGGCACTGGCTCGCGGTTCGGCAGGTTAATGGACAGTACTACAACCTCGACTCCAAACTGAAGAGTCCTGTCTGTATTGGGGGAGAAGCAGAACTACG cacattTCTCAGCGAGCAGCTTTCTCAGGATGTGGCAGAGATGCTCCTGGTTGTCCGGCGcgaggtggaggaggacggCTCATGGCTGAATTCTGATAACCCCAGGAAGTGA